The following proteins are encoded in a genomic region of Drosophila miranda strain MSH22 chromosome 4, D.miranda_PacBio2.1, whole genome shotgun sequence:
- the LOC108161370 gene encoding GTP-binding nuclear protein Ran-like isoform X2, translated as MDVPTYKCLIMGEKRCGKTTFLNRLLTGKFVEKYVHTARGSTSIVPLTFNTNRGPIRFDVFDWGQEDEELLLHPEDFYKDGQCAIVMFDVSSVFLFGDFFKQFLMLNLPISLCGNKVDIKTDKNCVYDPENFFSSPILEKKLYSEISVKTGLNIDQPFLYLARKLFNEFTLEFIPSTDV; from the coding sequence ATGGATGTGCCAACTTACAAGTGTCTTATTATGGGCGAGAAACGCTGTGGCAAGACCACGTTTTTGAACCGACTTCTAACTGGAAAATTTGTGGAGAAGTATGTCCACACGGCGCGGGGCTCCACCAGCATTGTGCCACTGACCTTCAACACCAATCGCGGACCCATTCGATTCGATGTGTTTGACTGGGGCCAAGAGGATGAGGAGCTGCTACTCCATCCAGAAGATTTCTACAAAGACGGCCAGTGCGCGATCGTAATGTTTGATGTGTCCTCGGTGTTTCTCTTCGGGGATTTCTTCAAACAGTTTTTGATGTTGAACCTTCCAATATCCCTCTGTGGAAACAAGGTGGATATCAAAACTGATAAAAACTGTGTATATGATCCAGAAAACTTTTTTAGCAGTCCCATCTTGGAAAAAAAACTTTATAGCGAAATATCGGTCAAGACGGGGCTCAATATTGATCAACCGTTTCTTTATCTGGCGCGCAAATTGTTTAACGAATTCACTTTGGAGTTCATACCGTCAACAGATGTCTAG
- the LOC108161368 gene encoding GTP-binding nuclear protein Ran-like isoform X1 has protein sequence MDVPTYKCIIMGEKHCGKTTFLRRHLTGEFMSEYVPTDRYSVNIDTLIFSTNRGPIRFDVWDWGKEDEELGCYPDDFYSNSHCAILMLDVSSVDFFQNFDKLMTMNRFCPGIPVSICGNKWDIKPGPDFQLNPEHRLCEISVKTGLNMDGPFLNLARKLFNDFTLEFVQLPPLGLPLPGCVT, from the coding sequence ATGGATGTGCCGACTTACAAGTGCATTATTATGGGCGAGAAACACTGTGGCAAGACCACGTTTTTGAGACGCCATCTAACTGGAGAATTTATGAGCGAGTATGTCCCCACGGACAGGTACTCCGTCAACATAGACACGCTGATCTTCAGCACCAATCGCGGACCCATTCGATTCGATGTGTGGGACTGGGGCAAGGAGGATGAGGAGCTGGGCTGCTATCCAGATGATTtctacagcaacagccactGCGCGATCCTAATGTTAGATGTAAGCTCGGTGGATTTCTTCCAGAATTTTGACAAGCTTATGACGATGAACAGATTCTGTCCAGGCATTCCAGTATCCATCTGTGGAAACAAATGGGATATCAAGCCTGGACccgattttcaattaaatcCGGAACACCGTTTGTGCGAAATATCAGTCAAGACGGGGCTCAATATGGATGGACCGTTTCTTAATCTGGCCCGCAAACTGTTTAACGACTTCACTTTGGAGTTCGTACAACTGCCACCGCTGGGCTTGCCTCTGCCTGGATGCGTAACGTAA
- the LOC108161370 gene encoding GTP-binding nuclear protein Ran-like isoform X1: MRRQGKVENVSQEKSNLSNCRTNLPHSGTMDVPTYKCLIMGEKRCGKTTFLNRLLTGKFVEKYVHTARGSTSIVPLTFNTNRGPIRFDVFDWGQEDEELLLHPEDFYKDGQCAIVMFDVSSVFLFGDFFKQFLMLNLPISLCGNKVDIKTDKNCVYDPENFFSSPILEKKLYSEISVKTGLNIDQPFLYLARKLFNEFTLEFIPSTDV; encoded by the exons ATGAGACGCCAAGGAAAAGTCGAGAATGTCAGTCAGGAAAAATCAAATTTGTCAAACTGTAGGAcaa ACCTACCCCATTCAGGAACCATGGATGTGCCAACTTACAAGTGTCTTATTATGGGCGAGAAACGCTGTGGCAAGACCACGTTTTTGAACCGACTTCTAACTGGAAAATTTGTGGAGAAGTATGTCCACACGGCGCGGGGCTCCACCAGCATTGTGCCACTGACCTTCAACACCAATCGCGGACCCATTCGATTCGATGTGTTTGACTGGGGCCAAGAGGATGAGGAGCTGCTACTCCATCCAGAAGATTTCTACAAAGACGGCCAGTGCGCGATCGTAATGTTTGATGTGTCCTCGGTGTTTCTCTTCGGGGATTTCTTCAAACAGTTTTTGATGTTGAACCTTCCAATATCCCTCTGTGGAAACAAGGTGGATATCAAAACTGATAAAAACTGTGTATATGATCCAGAAAACTTTTTTAGCAGTCCCATCTTGGAAAAAAAACTTTATAGCGAAATATCGGTCAAGACGGGGCTCAATATTGATCAACCGTTTCTTTATCTGGCGCGCAAATTGTTTAACGAATTCACTTTGGAGTTCATACCGTCAACAGATGTCTAG
- the LOC108161368 gene encoding GTP-binding nuclear protein Ran-like isoform X2, protein MDVPTYKCIIMGEKHCGKTTFLRRHLTGEFMSEYVPTDRYSVNIDTLIFSTNRGPIRFDVWDWGKEDEELGCYPDDFYSNSHCAILMLDILSRHSSIHLWKQMGYQAWTRFSIKSGTPFVRNISQDGAQYGWTVS, encoded by the exons ATGGATGTGCCGACTTACAAGTGCATTATTATGGGCGAGAAACACTGTGGCAAGACCACGTTTTTGAGACGCCATCTAACTGGAGAATTTATGAGCGAGTATGTCCCCACGGACAGGTACTCCGTCAACATAGACACGCTGATCTTCAGCACCAATCGCGGACCCATTCGATTCGATGTGTGGGACTGGGGCAAGGAGGATGAGGAGCTGGGCTGCTATCCAGATGATTtctacagcaacagccactGCGCGATCCTAATGTTAGAT ATTCTGTCCAGGCATTCCAGTATCCATCTGTGGAAACAAATGGGATATCAAGCCTGGACccgattttcaattaaatcCGGAACACCGTTTGTGCGAAATATCAGTCAAGACGGGGCTCAATATGGATGGACCGTTTCTTAA